Proteins encoded in a region of the Zea mays cultivar B73 chromosome 2, Zm-B73-REFERENCE-NAM-5.0, whole genome shotgun sequence genome:
- the LOC103645981 gene encoding uncharacterized protein, with the protein MAWWRKKVVSPARRAWAAVSTRVRARNTGGAGGGSILKLHEDVQTCGYRDVQVMFDILTSELEASAQRPAAKHHQRKRPPSPSSPWPRYPSSSMIAAAQ; encoded by the exons ATGGCGTGGTGGCGGAAGAAGGTGGTGTCCCCGGCGCGCCGCGCGTGGGCCGCCGTCTCCACCCGCGTCCGCGCGCGCAACACAG GGGGCGCCGGCGGCGGCAGCATACTGAAGCTTCACGAGGACGTGCAGACCTGTGGCTACAGGGACGTGCAGGTGATGTTCGACATCCTGACGTCGGAGCTGGAGGCGTCCGCGCAGCGCCCCGCCGCCAAGCACCACCAGCGGAAGCGgccgccgtcgccgtcgtcgccgtGGCCCAGATACCCGTCATCCTCCATGATCGCGGCCGCGCAATAG